A portion of the Candidatus Sysuiplasma jiujiangense genome contains these proteins:
- a CDS encoding NAD(P)H-hydrate dehydratase yields the protein MLEFEEFRVADRNSEFAGMPVSRLMENAGAQLAHEILSSFHDRKHAVFFCGSGNNGGDGFVAARLVSESKDTAVIVASAERPTAGSLLGEKFSKISGLVRDDSYTETLPAADIVIVDCLLGSGIDRPPAGRYLELIRKINELHGRGAAVLAADIPSGFPFAEHVIPDVTVTFMDTKTGMNEHNSGTIRIVDIGIPSKALEYTGPGEMLLFPVPHSSSHKGNNGIVTVIGGSIFPGAPVFSSLAAYRTGADLVYTLVPGRMHDIVSSFSPNLMAFACGENDFSEAGIRTAMEWVERSGAVVIGPGTLFSSFDSIATKLIAEISKPMVIDASAIETVGRKNGLLHGKKTVVTPHSVEFFKLTGEEPGDDVDSRKEAVSKWARRLGTTILLKGRIDVISDGERTKLNETGNAGMTVGGTGDVLTGIVAALLAKGLSPFNAARLGAYINGSAGDICFGRKSYGLLATDVIEAVPEVLLNSLGKLK from the coding sequence ATGCTTGAATTTGAAGAGTTCCGGGTTGCTGACAGGAATTCCGAGTTTGCAGGAATGCCAGTTTCGCGGCTCATGGAAAATGCAGGAGCGCAGCTGGCGCATGAGATACTTTCCAGTTTTCATGACAGAAAGCATGCAGTTTTCTTTTGCGGTTCCGGAAACAACGGCGGCGACGGATTTGTGGCTGCCCGTCTCGTATCGGAGAGCAAGGACACAGCCGTGATAGTTGCCTCCGCCGAAAGGCCAACCGCCGGCAGTCTTCTGGGAGAGAAATTCAGCAAAATTTCCGGCCTCGTCCGTGATGACTCCTATACAGAGACGCTTCCGGCGGCAGACATTGTCATTGTCGACTGCCTGCTCGGCTCGGGCATCGACAGGCCGCCGGCCGGAAGATATCTGGAACTCATCAGAAAGATAAACGAACTGCACGGCAGAGGAGCCGCCGTTCTTGCAGCCGACATCCCCTCTGGTTTCCCGTTCGCAGAGCATGTTATTCCGGACGTCACAGTCACATTCATGGATACCAAGACAGGGATGAATGAGCACAATTCGGGAACGATCAGGATTGTGGACATCGGCATACCCTCAAAGGCACTGGAATATACCGGTCCTGGTGAGATGCTCCTCTTCCCTGTTCCGCACTCTTCCTCACACAAGGGCAACAACGGAATTGTCACTGTCATCGGCGGTAGCATTTTTCCTGGGGCTCCTGTGTTCTCAAGCCTGGCCGCTTACAGGACCGGCGCCGATCTGGTATATACGCTGGTTCCAGGCAGGATGCATGACATCGTCAGCTCGTTTTCTCCTAATTTAATGGCTTTTGCATGTGGCGAAAACGATTTTTCAGAGGCAGGCATCAGGACCGCAATGGAATGGGTGGAAAGGAGCGGTGCCGTGGTGATCGGGCCCGGCACTTTATTCAGTTCATTTGACAGCATTGCGACAAAGCTGATAGCCGAAATTTCAAAACCGATGGTCATCGATGCTTCGGCCATTGAGACAGTGGGCAGAAAGAACGGACTCCTGCACGGAAAGAAGACGGTTGTGACACCTCATTCAGTTGAATTTTTCAAACTGACGGGGGAGGAGCCCGGCGATGATGTTGATTCCAGGAAGGAAGCGGTCAGCAAATGGGCTCGCCGCCTTGGCACAACGATCCTCCTGAAGGGCAGAATCGATGTAATCAGCGATGGCGAAAGGACAAAGCTCAACGAGACCGGAAACGCAGGCATGACGGTCGGCGGAACAGGTGATGTTCTGACCGGCATAGTCGCCGCCCTATTGGCAAAGGGTCTCAGCCCGTTTAATGCGGCGAGGCTGGGGGCCTATATCAACGGTTCTGCAGGAGACATATGTTTCGGCAGAAAATCATACGGCCTGCTTGCAACGGATGTCATAGAAGCGGTGCCAGAGGTACTCTTGAACAGTCTGGGGAAACTGAAGTGA
- a CDS encoding signal recognition particle protein Srp19 (binds to 7S RNA to mediate binding of the signal recognition particle protein Srp54): MKRNKQWVLWPSYFDIRLKRKEGRRIPKKAAIESPNIQMISDALKSLGIEHEMDENASYPSQRYRKEGRVFVSGTVKKTEIIKAVSRKLREKQPAAH, translated from the coding sequence ATGAAAAGGAACAAACAATGGGTTCTCTGGCCATCATATTTCGATATCAGACTGAAGAGGAAGGAGGGGCGAAGGATACCAAAGAAGGCGGCCATTGAGTCGCCCAACATTCAGATGATATCCGATGCACTGAAATCGCTGGGAATTGAGCACGAAATGGATGAAAACGCCTCCTATCCGTCACAGCGGTACAGGAAGGAGGGGAGGGTATTCGTTTCCGGCACCGTGAAAAAGACGGAAATAATCAAGGCAGTGAGCAGAAAACTCAGGGAAAAGCAGCCTGCAGCGCACTGA
- the ftsZ gene encoding cell division protein FtsZ — MESIVEDALKQDHGAVDGTFSDATDEELMRLVDSLKVRISIIGCGGGGSNTIRRLHQGGVFGASLIAANTDARHLLLLNAPHKVLLGRRLTRGLGAGALPEIGNQAAEEAREDIRKYLEHDDIVFVTAGMGGGTGTGSIPVVAQIAKENRALVMAVVTLPFKAEGTIRMQNALRGLERLRSFADTTVVIPNDKLLEIVPRLPLDAAFRVADEVLAQCIKGITEIVTKPGLVNIDFADIKTIMGSGGVALIGIGESTGAKDERVEDALRQALTSPLLGDVDIKEAKGALIRVVGGSDMTLKEAQRVAEAASAAMGPRARIIWGCSVEPESDGKIKVLVVITGVKSPFMLPQDSLSDRGVDFIK; from the coding sequence ATGGAATCGATCGTAGAGGATGCACTTAAGCAGGACCACGGAGCTGTGGATGGAACGTTTTCGGACGCGACAGATGAAGAGCTGATGCGCTTAGTTGATTCACTTAAGGTGAGGATAAGCATTATAGGCTGCGGTGGCGGAGGCTCGAATACAATAAGGAGATTGCACCAGGGAGGTGTTTTTGGCGCATCCCTCATCGCGGCAAACACGGATGCAAGACATCTGCTTCTTCTCAATGCCCCTCACAAAGTGCTTCTCGGCAGGAGACTTACAAGGGGCCTCGGGGCAGGTGCGCTTCCCGAAATAGGGAATCAGGCAGCCGAGGAGGCAAGGGAGGACATACGTAAATATCTGGAACATGATGACATCGTATTCGTCACTGCCGGAATGGGAGGCGGCACGGGTACCGGCTCAATACCGGTAGTGGCGCAGATTGCAAAGGAGAATCGTGCGCTTGTCATGGCTGTTGTCACTCTTCCGTTCAAGGCTGAGGGCACAATAAGAATGCAGAATGCGCTCCGTGGACTTGAGAGGCTTCGAAGTTTTGCGGATACGACAGTGGTCATTCCGAACGACAAACTTCTGGAAATCGTTCCAAGACTCCCTCTTGATGCTGCGTTCCGCGTCGCTGATGAAGTGCTTGCGCAGTGCATCAAGGGCATAACAGAAATTGTAACCAAGCCCGGACTCGTCAACATCGATTTCGCGGACATAAAGACAATAATGGGATCAGGCGGTGTTGCGCTCATAGGGATAGGAGAATCGACAGGTGCAAAGGACGAACGTGTCGAGGATGCGCTGAGACAGGCCCTGACATCGCCCCTGCTGGGCGATGTGGACATAAAGGAGGCAAAGGGCGCACTTATAAGGGTTGTGGGAGGGAGCGACATGACGCTAAAGGAAGCGCAGAGAGTGGCCGAGGCGGCGTCGGCAGCTATGGGGCCCAGGGCAAGAATCATCTGGGGTTGCAGCGTCGAGCCGGAGTCCGACGGGAAGATAAAGGTGCTTGTTGTGATAACGGGTGTAAAGTCACCCTTCATGCTCCCGCAGGACAGCCTGAGCGACCGGGGAGTCGATTTCATTAAATAG
- a CDS encoding YfcE family phosphodiesterase, which translates to MKKIAVISDIHSNMPALSAVFRHIEKEQVDEVICAGDIVGYNAMPNEVIELLREKNVISIAGNHDSSAVTGNYERMNSLAARALELNVSATSSENFRYLRELKPNARLDGIAVFHGSPFDPDEYVYEDMADAKIIEASGKQLTVLGHTHIPYVKRIGKMTVMNPGSVGQPRDGDARASFAIIDGNSIEIRRTHYDIDSIFRENMKSGIPLPLSERLRWGV; encoded by the coding sequence GTGAAAAAGATTGCAGTCATATCGGATATACATTCGAACATGCCGGCCCTAAGCGCCGTCTTTAGACACATCGAGAAGGAGCAGGTCGACGAGGTGATATGTGCAGGTGACATTGTAGGCTACAACGCGATGCCGAACGAGGTCATAGAACTGCTGCGGGAGAAAAATGTGATATCAATAGCCGGAAACCATGACAGCAGTGCTGTTACGGGAAACTACGAGCGCATGAACAGCCTTGCCGCCAGGGCACTGGAGCTGAATGTGTCTGCTACGAGCAGTGAAAACTTCAGATATCTGAGGGAGCTGAAGCCAAATGCGCGGTTAGACGGCATTGCCGTCTTCCACGGCTCGCCATTCGATCCGGACGAATACGTATACGAAGACATGGCCGATGCAAAGATTATAGAAGCCTCCGGAAAGCAGCTCACGGTGCTGGGCCACACGCATATACCCTATGTGAAGAGGATTGGAAAGATGACAGTGATGAATCCCGGATCCGTGGGACAGCCGCGTGACGGTGATGCCAGGGCATCCTTCGCGATAATTGACGGGAACAGTATCGAAATAAGGAGAACACACTATGACATCGACAGCATCTTCAGGGAGAACATGAAGTCAGGTATTCCGCTGCCCCTTTCGGAAAGGCTGAGGTGGGGAGTCTGA
- a CDS encoding metallophosphoesterase produces MGSLNDAALSVEPVAGHPALIAGTDNPSVVIADLHVGMGDDFENRGVYTGRQIERMLAEIIGLSSYGNRLIILGDLRHEFSAVNSRSAIPDFMSKLLEYYSKIELVPGNHDGLIVRQLPQRVIVHPPGGFTSGDIAFTHGHTWPEEEMMKRKILLMGHLHPAIEFVDSLGNSYIEKCWLRAPFRKRDPTSTYRRLPEEVVVVPAFNPFLTGTPVNRDPGGLGPLFRNRLIEVRKSRLYLLDGTFLGRLATNVIRGEGKTRKNN; encoded by the coding sequence GTGGGGAGTCTGAATGATGCTGCTCTCTCGGTTGAGCCTGTCGCCGGGCATCCTGCCCTCATAGCAGGGACTGACAATCCATCCGTAGTCATTGCCGACCTTCATGTGGGCATGGGAGATGATTTCGAGAACAGGGGTGTGTATACAGGAAGACAGATTGAAAGGATGCTTGCTGAAATCATAGGACTGTCCTCCTACGGAAACCGTCTCATAATACTCGGCGATCTGAGACATGAATTCTCGGCGGTTAATTCACGTTCTGCTATACCAGATTTCATGTCAAAGCTGCTGGAATACTACAGTAAGATAGAGCTTGTTCCGGGAAATCATGACGGCTTGATCGTGAGACAGCTGCCGCAGCGCGTCATAGTCCACCCTCCGGGCGGCTTCACAAGCGGCGATATTGCATTCACGCACGGCCATACCTGGCCTGAAGAGGAAATGATGAAAAGGAAGATACTGCTCATGGGTCACCTTCACCCCGCTATCGAGTTCGTGGATTCTCTCGGAAACAGTTACATCGAGAAGTGCTGGCTGAGGGCCCCGTTCAGGAAGAGAGATCCTACTTCGACATACAGACGGCTGCCTGAAGAGGTTGTTGTGGTACCGGCATTCAATCCATTTCTGACCGGGACTCCCGTGAACAGAGATCCGGGCGGGCTTGGCCCCCTGTTTAGAAACAGGCTGATTGAAGTCAGAAAGAGCAGACTCTATCTTCTTGACGGTACATTTCTGGGAAGGCTTGCGACGAATGTTATACGCGGTGAGGGAAAGACACGGAAAAATAACTGA
- the psmA gene encoding archaeal proteasome endopeptidase complex subunit alpha → MQPGQMAYDRAITVFSPDGRLFQVEYAREAVRRGTTTVGIKFKDGVALIVDKRIASRLMEPSSMEKIYLIDDHIGCATSGLVADARVLVDNARVMSQVNKITYGDRISVEALVKRICDYKQQYTQYGGVRPFGTSLLVAGVDDSGAHLFETDPSGGLASYKASSIGAGRNVVMDFFEENYKEDLSMEDATVLALKGLKKATEEELNPKAIEVGMVKSGENFRKLETGEVDKFVKLVGAS, encoded by the coding sequence ATGCAGCCAGGACAGATGGCCTACGACAGGGCAATTACGGTTTTCTCGCCGGATGGCAGACTGTTTCAGGTCGAATACGCCAGGGAAGCCGTGAGACGCGGGACGACGACGGTGGGTATAAAATTCAAGGACGGCGTTGCACTCATAGTCGACAAGAGGATCGCAAGCAGGCTGATGGAGCCCTCCTCAATGGAGAAGATATACCTCATCGACGATCACATCGGGTGTGCGACTTCGGGACTTGTTGCCGATGCCCGCGTGCTTGTGGACAATGCAAGGGTCATGTCGCAGGTAAACAAGATAACATACGGCGACAGGATAAGCGTGGAAGCGCTTGTGAAGAGGATATGCGACTACAAGCAGCAGTATACCCAGTACGGTGGGGTCAGGCCCTTCGGAACCTCGCTTCTGGTTGCCGGCGTGGATGACAGCGGTGCACATCTGTTCGAAACTGATCCGAGCGGAGGCCTTGCATCCTACAAGGCAAGTTCCATTGGAGCCGGCAGAAATGTCGTGATGGATTTCTTTGAAGAGAATTACAAGGAAGATCTCTCCATGGAGGATGCGACCGTCCTCGCGCTCAAGGGATTGAAGAAGGCAACCGAAGAGGAACTCAATCCCAAGGCTATTGAGGTAGGGATGGTAAAATCTGGTGAAAATTTCAGGAAGCTCGAAACCGGAGAGGTTGACAAATTCGTGAAGCTGGTTGGTGCCTCCTGA
- a CDS encoding zinc ribbon domain-containing protein — protein sequence MGDRHAVTDSSHASADGVSGVILRQLSELHGVLKAVFNHGGMPKVHARRDRFCILCLDTVDSQDSYSCDCGANYHRGCFMTLHFCSRCRSSSSEESIALRESGWLPKFANFDDLSGDESFTSLHCRNCNAEVGAKDRYCGGCGYHLSTVTGFLCPVCTTEIKTENSFCSCCGATFGDEAVTLIQCPYCLRLIEAGDLECSCGMTLPPTCTRCGAPTDDELYCAGCNIRFELEPV from the coding sequence GTGGGGGACAGGCACGCAGTGACAGACAGCAGCCACGCCTCAGCGGACGGAGTAAGCGGCGTCATACTTCGCCAGCTCTCTGAACTGCACGGAGTGTTAAAAGCTGTTTTCAACCACGGTGGCATGCCGAAAGTCCATGCACGCCGCGACAGGTTTTGCATCCTCTGCCTGGACACGGTTGATTCACAGGACAGCTACAGTTGTGACTGTGGTGCAAACTATCACAGAGGATGCTTCATGACACTGCATTTCTGTTCCAGATGCAGAAGCAGCAGTTCTGAAGAAAGTATTGCTCTGAGGGAATCTGGGTGGCTGCCAAAGTTCGCAAACTTCGATGATCTGTCTGGCGATGAATCATTCACATCACTTCACTGTCGAAACTGCAATGCAGAGGTTGGCGCAAAGGATCGCTACTGCGGCGGGTGCGGATACCATCTGAGCACCGTTACCGGCTTCCTCTGCCCGGTCTGCACAACAGAGATAAAGACTGAAAATTCATTCTGCAGCTGCTGCGGAGCAACCTTCGGCGACGAAGCTGTGACACTCATCCAGTGCCCGTACTGCCTGCGGCTGATCGAGGCTGGCGATCTCGAATGCAGTTGCGGAATGACCTTACCTCCGACATGCACCAGGTGCGGTGCACCGACTGATGACGAACTTTACTGTGCTGGTTGCAATATCCGCTTTGAACTGGAACCCGTCTGA